One genomic region from Streptomyces sp. NBC_01304 encodes:
- a CDS encoding SurA N-terminal domain-containing protein, with product MHRRRTALAVSAALLAAAPLLTACGNDAHPGAAAVVGGDRITVAQLQSRVGEVRAAQQSATAKSGQYEQAVEKTGSLTRDTLQSMVLDKVLHRAATDAGVTVSRKEFQDLRAKLETQAGGAKALEMGWLQQYSIPPSRIDDSLRTEIEAQKLYEKLGVDPSSDEGQAAFWSALSKASKALKIDVNPRYGKWDVTKSQRADATTPWIREDSAAARKQA from the coding sequence TTGCACCGCCGTCGCACCGCGCTCGCCGTCTCCGCCGCCCTGCTCGCCGCGGCCCCGCTCCTCACCGCGTGCGGAAACGACGCGCATCCCGGTGCCGCAGCCGTGGTCGGCGGCGACCGCATCACGGTCGCGCAGCTGCAGTCCCGGGTCGGCGAGGTCCGCGCGGCCCAGCAGAGCGCCACCGCCAAGTCCGGCCAGTACGAGCAGGCGGTCGAGAAGACCGGCAGCCTCACTCGCGACACGCTCCAGTCGATGGTCCTCGACAAGGTCCTGCACCGCGCGGCGACCGACGCGGGAGTCACCGTGAGCCGCAAGGAGTTCCAGGACCTGCGCGCCAAGCTGGAGACCCAGGCGGGCGGCGCCAAGGCCCTGGAGATGGGCTGGCTGCAGCAGTACAGCATCCCGCCGAGCCGCATCGACGACAGCCTCCGTACGGAGATCGAGGCCCAGAAGCTCTACGAGAAGCTGGGCGTCGACCCGTCCTCGGACGAGGGCCAGGCCGCGTTCTGGAGCGCGCTCTCGAAGGCGTCGAAGGCACTGAAGATCGACGTAAACCCGCGCTACGGCAAGTGGGACGTGACGAAGAGCCAGCGGGCCGACGCGACGACGCCCTGGATCCGGGAGGATTCGGCGGCGGCTCGCAAGCAGGCCTAG